The Arachis duranensis cultivar V14167 chromosome 2, aradu.V14167.gnm2.J7QH, whole genome shotgun sequence genome has a window encoding:
- the LOC107474433 gene encoding uncharacterized protein LOC107474433, translating to MGGSVSKSTRKRRFSEKYVTNLKEKVMVLQEEIKDVMYEREKESRSYEREIMVFTFKEADWKQEGKRMREEVKMLRKMVEEKEERIRDLEEKSKKGSRSSSDEKEWEQMETKLLVEQMKEERVRRDEAVEKWKHLYLAIKTELDDLIHRTYHGDGLYWKAEEKEIQMETMKKELQDKEETIKALKSHLDSLEQEKYKKEREFDLLRQSLRIMNDKKCSVHKKEKIKKSRLGT from the exons ATGGGTGGCAGTGTTAGTAAGAGTACTAGGAAGAGGAGATTCTCAGAAAAATATGTAACGAATTTGAAGGAGAAAGTGATGGTTCTCCAAGAAGAGATAAAGGACGTGATGTATGAGAGGGAGAAGGAGAGTAGGAGCTACGAGAGAGAGATAATGGTGTTCACTTTCAAGGAGGCAGATTGGAAACAAGAAGGGAAAAGAATGAGGGAGGAAGTGAAGATGCTAAGGAAGATGGTtgaggagaaagaagagaggataaGAGATTTGGAAGAGAAGAGTAAGAAGGGTAGTAGAAGTAGTAGTGATGAGAAAGAGTGGGAGCAAATGGAGACAAAGCTATTAGTTGAACAGATGAAAGAAGAGAGAgtaagaagagatgaagctgtTGAGAAGTGGAAGCATCTCTATCTTGCTATCAAGACTGAGCTTGATGACCTCATTCACAGGACATATCATG GGGACGGTCTATATTGGAAGGCAGAGGAAAAGGAGATCCAAATGGAAACTATGAAGAAAGAACTTCAAGACAAGGAAGAAACAATCAAAGCATTAAAATCTCATCTCGATTCGTTGGAGCAAGAGAAGTACAAAAAGGAGAGGGAATTTGACTTGTTAAGGCAAAGCTTGAGGATCATGAATGACAAGAAGTGTTCAgttcataagaaagagaagatcaAGAAAAGTAGATTGGGAACATGA
- the LOC107474435 gene encoding protein NDL3 isoform X4 — protein sequence MVSAVKRGRIQVDGERVPVSYIIKSSQKISHFVHRHELPVMACEVLILQKELDVLTVCKPASVPEHHIRTGCGSVSVIVYGDPEKPALITYPDLALNYMSCFQGLFFCPEAASLLLHNFCIYHISPPGHENFHKSCCSWELVQFILMTLYLLLKT from the exons ATG GTTAGTGCAGTGAAACGTGGAAGGATTCAAGTTGATGGTGAGAGGGTACCAGTTTCATACATAATTAAATCATCACAGAAGATTAGCCATTTCGTACACAG GCATGAACTGCCTGTGATGGCTTGTGAGGTTCTGATTCTCCAAAAAGAACTAGACGTGCTGACTGTTTGTAAACCTGCATCTGTCCCT GAGCATCACATTCGAACTGGTTGTGGTTCTGTGTCTGTTATAGTGTATGGGGATCCTGAGAAACCAGCTCTGATCACTTATCCAGACCTAGCACTAAATT ATATGTCATGTTTCCAAGGATTATTTTTCTGTCCAGAGGCAGCTTCTTTGCTGCTTCACAACTTCTGCATATATCATATCAGTCCTCCTGGACACGAG AACTTCCACAAGAGTTGTTGCAGTTGGGAGTTGGTGCAATTTATCCTGATGACCCTATACCTTCTGTTGAAGACTTAG
- the LOC107474435 gene encoding protein NDL1 isoform X3: protein MVSAVKRGRIQVDGERVPVSYIIKSSQKISHFVHRHELPVMACEVLILQKELDVLTVCKPASVPEHHIRTGCGSVSVIVYGDPEKPALITYPDLALNYMSCFQGLFFCPEAASLLLHNFCIYHISPPGHELGVGAIYPDDPIPSVEDLADQIVEILNYFG, encoded by the exons ATG GTTAGTGCAGTGAAACGTGGAAGGATTCAAGTTGATGGTGAGAGGGTACCAGTTTCATACATAATTAAATCATCACAGAAGATTAGCCATTTCGTACACAG GCATGAACTGCCTGTGATGGCTTGTGAGGTTCTGATTCTCCAAAAAGAACTAGACGTGCTGACTGTTTGTAAACCTGCATCTGTCCCT GAGCATCACATTCGAACTGGTTGTGGTTCTGTGTCTGTTATAGTGTATGGGGATCCTGAGAAACCAGCTCTGATCACTTATCCAGACCTAGCACTAAATT ATATGTCATGTTTCCAAGGATTATTTTTCTGTCCAGAGGCAGCTTCTTTGCTGCTTCACAACTTCTGCATATATCATATCAGTCCTCCTGGACACGAG TTGGGAGTTGGTGCAATTTATCCTGATGACCCTATACCTTCTGTTGAAGACTTAGCAGATCAAATAGTTGAGATTCTCAACTATTTTGGATAA
- the LOC107474435 gene encoding uncharacterized protein LOC107474435 isoform X1, translating to MVSAVKRGRIQVDGERVPVSYIIKSSQKISHFVHRHELPVMACEVLILQKELDVLTVCKPASVPEHHIRTGCGSVSVIVYGDPEKPALITYPDLALNYMSCFQGLFFCPEAASLLLHNFCIYHISPPGHESWYQEVSKLKAKYESLQRTQRHLFGKDLGPLSIKELQNLEKQLEGSLAQARQRKVSANTYLLSFICFFLFVQICSLIAFLYLFFYI from the exons ATG GTTAGTGCAGTGAAACGTGGAAGGATTCAAGTTGATGGTGAGAGGGTACCAGTTTCATACATAATTAAATCATCACAGAAGATTAGCCATTTCGTACACAG GCATGAACTGCCTGTGATGGCTTGTGAGGTTCTGATTCTCCAAAAAGAACTAGACGTGCTGACTGTTTGTAAACCTGCATCTGTCCCT GAGCATCACATTCGAACTGGTTGTGGTTCTGTGTCTGTTATAGTGTATGGGGATCCTGAGAAACCAGCTCTGATCACTTATCCAGACCTAGCACTAAATT ATATGTCATGTTTCCAAGGATTATTTTTCTGTCCAGAGGCAGCTTCTTTGCTGCTTCACAACTTCTGCATATATCATATCAGTCCTCCTGGACACGAG AGCTGGTACCAGGAGGTATCAAAGCTAAAGGCAAAGTATGAGTCTCTACAAAGGACTCAGAG GCACTTGTTTGGGAAAGATCTTGGACCATTGAGCATAAAGGAGCTGCAGAATCTTGAGAAACAGCTTGAAGGTTCTTTAGCACAGGCCAGGCAGAGAAAAGTCAGTGCAAACACCTATCTATTATCTTTCAtttgcttctttctttttgttcaaatttgttctttgattgctttcctttatctttttttttatatataa
- the LOC107474435 gene encoding uncharacterized protein LOC107474435 isoform X2, with the protein MACEVLILQKELDVLTVCKPASVPEHHIRTGCGSVSVIVYGDPEKPALITYPDLALNYMSCFQGLFFCPEAASLLLHNFCIYHISPPGHESWYQEVSKLKAKYESLQRTQRHLFGKDLGPLSIKELQNLEKQLEGSLAQARQRKVSANTYLLSFICFFLFVQICSLIAFLYLFFYI; encoded by the exons ATGGCTTGTGAGGTTCTGATTCTCCAAAAAGAACTAGACGTGCTGACTGTTTGTAAACCTGCATCTGTCCCT GAGCATCACATTCGAACTGGTTGTGGTTCTGTGTCTGTTATAGTGTATGGGGATCCTGAGAAACCAGCTCTGATCACTTATCCAGACCTAGCACTAAATT ATATGTCATGTTTCCAAGGATTATTTTTCTGTCCAGAGGCAGCTTCTTTGCTGCTTCACAACTTCTGCATATATCATATCAGTCCTCCTGGACACGAG AGCTGGTACCAGGAGGTATCAAAGCTAAAGGCAAAGTATGAGTCTCTACAAAGGACTCAGAG GCACTTGTTTGGGAAAGATCTTGGACCATTGAGCATAAAGGAGCTGCAGAATCTTGAGAAACAGCTTGAAGGTTCTTTAGCACAGGCCAGGCAGAGAAAAGTCAGTGCAAACACCTATCTATTATCTTTCAtttgcttctttctttttgttcaaatttgttctttgattgctttcctttatctttttttttatatataa
- the LOC127744933 gene encoding demethylepipodophyllotoxin synthase-like, with protein sequence MSSNPSIIENLLFQSTTFTVLALLLFLYTLSVITRNCIGPSKSPSEAGGAWPLIGHLHLLGGSQLPHVKLSEMAKKYRPIFAIRLGIHKTLVVSSKEMAKECFTINDMAFASRPTGIAFQVLGYNFSMIGFCRYSAYWRYVRKLATLGILSIHRTKILKHIMELEVKIAMKASYDLWLLKKTCSEKVVIKICMVVTNYLFAIVFKILSIFRKTITNQLYVKSI encoded by the coding sequence ATGTCTTCGAACCCATCGATTATTGAAAATCTCCTATTCCAATCAACCACGTTCACCGTACTCGCGCTTCTACTATTTCTTTACACACTATCTGTCATAACAAGAAATTGCATAGGCCCATCCAAATCACCATCGGAAGCTGGTGGTGCATGGCCTTTAATAGGGCACCTCCACCTTCTTGGTGGCTCACAACTACCTCACGTGAAGCTAAGCGAAATGGCCAAAAAGTACAGACCAATTTTTGCCATACGACTCGGAATTCACAAGACTTTGGTTGTGAGCAGCAAGGAGATGGCCAAAGAATGTTTCACAATTAATGACATGGCGTTTGCTAGCAGGCCTACAGGCATTGCCTTTCAGGTGTTGGGTTACAATTTTTCAATGATAGGGTTCTGCCGTTACAGCGCCTATTGGCGCTATGTGCGTAAGTTGGCCACCTTGGGGATCCTCTCTATCCACCGGACAAAGATACTGAAGCATATCATGGAGTTGGAGGTAAAGATCGCAATGAAAGCGAGCTATGATTTGTGGTTATTGAAGAAAACTTGTTCGGAGAAGGTAGTAATAAAAATTTGCATGGTAGTAACCAACTATTTATTTGCCATTGTTTTTAAGATACTCtctatttttagaaaaactATAACTAACCAACTCTACGTAAAATCAATTTGA